Proteins encoded by one window of Vitis vinifera cultivar Pinot Noir 40024 chromosome 10, ASM3070453v1:
- the LOC109122200 gene encoding G-type lectin S-receptor-like serine/threonine-protein kinase At1g11330: MGINSGTTNSETIVSNGSLFKLGFFSPSNSTKRYVGIWYGKTSVSSVVWVANRDKPLNDTSGIMKISEDGNLQILNGEKEVIRSSNVSNAVSNTTAQLLDSGNLVLKDDRRIIWESFQHPSHALLANMKLSTNMYTGERRVLTSWKKASDPSIGSFSVGVDPSNITQTFIWNGSHPYYRTGPWNGQIFIGVANMNSFVGNGFRMDHDEEGTVSVSFTTSDDFLSLYFTLTPEGTMEEINRQKEDWEVR, from the exons ATGGGGATCAACAGTGGCACTACT AATTCTGAAACTATAGTCTCTAATGGAAGTCTCTTCAAACTGGGTTTCTTTAGCCCTAGTAATTCTACCAAACGCTATGTCGGAATCTGGTACGGCAAGACTTCTGTATCCTCTGTGGTATGGGTTGCTAACAGGGACAAGCCCCTTAATGATACTTCTGGAATTATGAAGATATCTGAAGATGGTAATCTTCAAATTTTGAATGGCGAGAAAGAGGTTATCCGGTCATCAAATGTTTCAAATGCTGTATCAAACACAACCGCGCAGCTTTTAGATTCTGGAAACCTTGTTTTGAAAGACGACAGAAGGATCATATGGGAGAGTTTCCAGCATCCTTCTCATGCACTTTTGGCAAATATGAAACTCAGCACCAACATGTACACCGGTGAGAGACGAGTGCTGACATCATGGAAAAAGGCTTCAGATCCATCCATTGGAAGCTTCTCTGTAGGAGTTGATCCATCAAATATCACTCAAACTTTCATTTGGAATGGCAGTCATCCATATTATCGCACTGGTCCATGGAATGGTCAGATCTTTATTGGAGTAGCCAACATGAATTCATTTGTTGGTAATGGGTTTCGGATGGACCATGATGAAGAAGGTACCGTTTCTGTATCTTTTactacttctgatgattttttATCATTGTACTTTACCTTGACTCCTGAAGGAACAATGGAGGAAATAAATAGACAGAAGGAAGATTGGGAGGTCAGATGA
- the LOC100246449 gene encoding LOW QUALITY PROTEIN: uncharacterized protein LOC100246449 (The sequence of the model RefSeq protein was modified relative to this genomic sequence to represent the inferred CDS: substituted 2 bases at 2 genomic stop codons), whose protein sequence is MSKHHCMTYASKIYISIFTIATIIQEVMEIISLKSVIALLLLLSVICFGFCTAIDTMTSTRFIEDPETLVSNGSAFKLGFFSLADSTNRYVGIWYSTPSLSTVIWVANRDKPLNDSSGIVTISEDGNLLVMNGQKEIVWSSNVSNAAANSSAQLLDSGNLVLRDNSGSITWESIQHPSDSLLPKMKISTDTNTGEKVVLTSWKSPSDPSIGSLSAGINPLSIPQLFIWNGSHPYWRSGPWDGQIFIGIPDMNSVFHNGFQVVDDKEGTVYATFTVANSSIFLYYVLTPQGTLVETYREYGKEEWEVTWRSNNSECDVYGTCGAFGICNSGNSPICSCLRGYEPKYIEEWSRGNWTSGCVRKTPLQCERTNSSGQQGKLDGFFRLTTVKVPDFADWSLALEDECREQCLKNCSCMAYSYYSGIGCMSWSGNLIDLQKFTQGGADLYIRLANSELDKKKDMKAIISVTIVIGTIAIGICIYFSWRWRRKQTMKDKSKEILLSDRGDAYQIYDMNRLGDNANQVKLEELPLLALEKLATATNNFHEANKLGQGGFGPVYRGKLPGGQEIAVKRLSRASAQGLEEFMNEVMVISKIQHRNLVRLLGCCIEGDEKLLIYEYMPNKSLDAFLFDPLKXEFLDWRKRFSIIEGIGRGLLYLHRDSRLRIIHRDLKASNILLDEDLNAKISDFGMARIFGSNQDQANTMRVVGTYGYMSPEYAMGGQFSEKSDVFSFGVLLLEIVRGRRNTSFQYDDQYMSLLGYAWTLWCEHNIKELIDETIAEEGFQEEISRCIHVGLLCVQESAKDRPSISTVVSMLSSEIAHLPPPKQPPFLEKQTAIDIESSQLRQNKYSSNQVTVTVIQGRTESIFTETRSIGAAMGINSGTTVRVLLLLFYCFWFEFCVYAIDTFTSTHFIKNSETIVSNGSLFKLGFFSPSNSTKRYVGIWYGKTSVSSVVWVANRDKPLNDTSGIVKISEDGNLQILNGEKEVIWSSNVSNAVSNTTAQLLDSGNLVLKDDSSGRIIWESFQHPSHALSANMKLSTNMYTAEKRVLTSWKKASDPSIGSFSVGVDPSNIAQTFIWNGSHPYYRTGPWNGQIFIGVANMNSFVGNGFRMDHDEEGTVSVSXTTNDFLSLYFTLTPEGTMEEIYRQKEDWEVRWESKQTECDVYGKCGVFGICNPKNSPICSCLRGYEPKSVEEWNRGNWTSGCVRKTPLQCERTNGSIEVGKMDGFFRVTMVKVTDFVEWFPALKNQCRDLCLKNCSCIAYSYSNGIGCMSWSRDLLDMQKFSSSGADLYIRVADTELDEKRNVKVIVSVIVIIGTITIICIYLSCRCWMTKQRARVRREKILEVPLFERGNVHPNFSDANMLGNNVNQVKLEEQQLINFEKLVTATNNFHEANKLGQGGFGSVYRGKLPEGQEIAVKRLSRASAQGLEEFLNEVMVISNVQHRNLVRLLGCCTEGDEKMLVYEYLPNKSLDAFLFDPVKRDSLTWRRRFSIIEGIARGLLYLHRDSRFRIIHRDLKASNILLDEDMNPKISDFGMARIFQAKQDKANTVRIAGTYGYMSPEYAMEGIFSEKSDVFSFGVLLLEIISGIKSAGFCHDEQSLSLLGYAWKLWNGDIMEAFIDGRISEECYQEEILRCIHVGLLCVQELAKDRPSISIVVSMLCSEIAHLPSPKPPAYSERQITIDTESSRRQNLCSVNQVTVTNVHGR, encoded by the exons ATGTCAAAACATCATTGTATGACATATGCATCGAAAATATACATCTCCATATTCACAATAGCAACCATCATTCAAGAGGTTATGGAAATCATCAGCCTCAAAAGCGTAATAGCTCTACTTCTCTTGCTTTCTGTAATTTGTTTTGGGTTTTGCACTGCCATCGACACCATGACCTCCACTCGATTCATCGAAGACCCTGAAACTCTAGTCTCTAATGGAAGTGCCTTCAAACTGGGTTTCTTTAGCCTTGCCGATTCAACCAACCGCTACGTTGGCATCTGGTACAGCACCCCTTCTTTATCTACTGTCATATGGGTGGCTAACAGGGACAAACCCCTCAATGATTCCTCTGGGATTGTGACCATATCTGAAGATGGTAATCTTCTGGTTATGAACGGCCAGAAAGAGATTGTTTGGTCCTCAAATGTTTCAAATGCAGCAGCAAATTCAAGTGCTCAGCTTTTAGATTCTGGAAACCTTGTTCTGCGAGATAACAGCGGAAGCATCACATGGGAGAGCATCCAACATCCTTCTGATTCACTTTTGCCAAAGATGAAAATCAGCACTGATACAAATACTGGTGAGAAGGTAGTACTAACATCATGGAAATCTCCCTCTGATCCGTCTATTGGAAGTCTCTCTGCAGGAATAAACCCTCTAAGCATTCCTCAACTATTCATCTGGAATGGCAGTCATCCATATTGGCGAAGTGGTCCATGGGACGGACAGATCTTTATTGGAATACCCGACATGAATTCAGTTTTCCATAATGGATTTCAGGTGGTTGATGATAAAGAAGGTACTGTTTATGCAACTTTTACTGTGGCAAATTCGTCtatctttttatattatgtCTTGACTCCCCAAGGAACACTAGTGGAAACATACAGGGAGTACGGGAAGGAGGAGTGGGAGGTTACTTGGAGGAGCAATAATAGTGAGTGTGATGTTTATGGTACATGTGGGGCATTTGGAATCTGTAATTCAGGGAATTCACCAATTTGCAGCTGTTTGAGAGGGTATGAGCCAAAGTATATAGAGGAATGGAGTAGAGGAAATTGGACTAGTGGATGTGTGAGGAAGACGCCACTACAATGTGAAAGAACAAACAGCAGCGGTCAACAGGGCAAACTAGACGGATTTTTTAGGCTAACAACAGTGAAAGTTCCAGACTTTGCGGATTGGTCTCTGGCTCTCGAAGATGAATGCAGAGAGCAGTGCTTGAAGAATTGTTCTTGCATGGCTTATTCATATTATAGTGGCATCGGTTGTATGTCATGGAGTGGAAACTTGATTGATTTGCAAAAATTCACTCAAGGTGGGGCAGATCTTTACATTCGCCTTGCCAATTcagaactag ATAAGAAGAAAGATATGAAAGCAATTATTTCTGTTACAATTGTAATAGGAACAATTGCCATTGGCATCTGCATATATTTCTCATGGAGGTGGAGACGCAAACAAACAA TGAAAGATAAAAGCAAGGAGATATTACTATCTGACCGAGGGGATGCATATCAAATTTATGATATGAATAGgcttggagacaatgcaaaccAGGTTAAACTTGAAGAGTTACCACTTCTCGCCCTTGAGAAGCTGGCAACTGCAACAAACAACTTTCATGAGGCCAATAAGCTTGGGCAGGGTGGTTTCGGTCCAGTATACAGG GGAAAATTGCCAGGAGGACAAGAAATAGCAGTGAAAAGACTTTCAAGAGCATCTGCACAGGGTCTAGAAGAATTCATGAATGAGGTGATGGTGATTTCTAAAATCCAACACCGGAATCTTGTTAGACTTCTTGGCTGCTGCATTGAAGGAGATGAAAAGTTGTTGATCTATGAGTACATGCCAAACAAAAGCTTGGATGCCTTTCTCTTTG ATCCTCTCAAGTGAGAGTTTTTGGATTGGAGAAAACGCTTCAGCATTATCGAAGGGATTGGAAGAGGTCTCCTTTACCTTCACAGAGATTCTAGATTAAGAATCATTCATCGAGACCTAAAGGCAAGTAACATTTTGTTGGATGAAGATCTGAATGCTAAGATTTCAGACTTTGGTATGGCAAGGATATTTGGAAGCAATCAAGATCAAGCCAATACAATGAGGGTCGTGGGAACGTA TGGTTATATGTCCCCTGAGTATGCAATGGGAGGACAATTTTCAGAAAAATCTGATGTATTCAGCTTTGGGGTGTTGTTATTAGAGATTGTAAGAGGGAGAAGGAACACTAGTTTTCAATATGATGACCAGTACATGAGCCTTTTGGGATAT GCATGGACACTCTGGTGCGAACACAACATCAAAGAACTAATAGATGAAACCATAGCAGAAGAAGGCTTTCAAGAGGAGATATCAAGATGCATACATGTGGGACTGTTATGTGTGCAAGAATCAGCTAAAGACAGGCCATCCATTTCAACTGTTGTTTCTATGCTCTCTAGTGAAATTGCACATCTTCCTCCCCCAAAGCAACCTCCATTCTTGGAGAAGCAGACTGCGATAGATATTGAGTCTTCTCAACTGAGACAAAACAAATATTCTTCAAACCAAGTAACAGTTACAGTCATTCAGGGCCGA ACGGAGTCCATTTTCACAGAAACAAGAAGCATTGGAGCAGCTATGGGGATCAACAGTGGCACTACTGTAAGAGTTCTATTgctcttattttattgtttttggtttGAGTTTTGCGTTTATGCCATAGACACCTTTACATCCACACACTTCATCAAGAATTCTGAAACTATAGTCTCTAATGGAAGTCTCTTCAAACTGGGTTTCTTTAGCCCTAGTAATTCTACCAAACGCTATGTCGGAATCTGGTACGGCAAGACTTCTGTATCCTCTGTGGTATGGGTTGCTAACAGGGACAAGCCCCTTAATGATACTTCTGGAATTGTGAAGATATCTGAAGATGGTAATCTTCAAATTTTGAATGGCGAGAAAGAGGTTATCTGGTCATCAAATGTTTCAAATGCTGTATCAAACACAACCGCGCAGCTTTTAGACTCTGGAAACCTAGTTTTGAAAGACGACAGCAGTGGAAGGATCATATGGGAGAGTTTCCAGCATCCTTCTCATGCACTTTCGGCAAATATGAAACTCAGCACCAACATGTACACTGCTGAGAAACGAGTGCTGACATCATGGAAAAAGGCTTCGGATCCATCCATTGGAAGCTTCTCTGTAGGAGTTGATCCATCAAATATCGCTCAAACTTTCATTTGGAATGGCAGTCATCCATATTATCGCACTGGTCCATGGAATGGCCAGATCTTTATTGGAGTAGCCAACATGAATTCATTTGTTGGTAATGGGTTTCGGATGGACCATGATGAAGAAGGTACCGTTTCTGTATCTTAAACtactaatgattttttatcatTGTACTTTACCTTGACTCCTGAAGGAACAATGGAGGAAATATATAGACAGAAGGAAGATTGGGAGGTCAGATGGGAAAGCAAGCAAACTGAGTGTGATGTTTATGGTAAGTGTGGGGTATTTGGAATCTGTAATCCAAAGAATTCACCAATTTGTAGCTGTTTGCGAGGGTATGAGCCAAAGTCTGTAGAGGAATGGAATAGAGGAAATTGGACTAGTGGGTGTGTGAGGAAGACTCCATTGCAATGTGAGAGAACAAATGGTAGCATTGAAGTGGGAAAAATGGATGGATTTTTTAGGGTAACAATGGTGAAAGTAACAGATTTTGTAGAATGGTTCCCTGCTCTTAAAAATCAATGCAGAGATCTGTGCTTGAAGAATTGTTCCTGTATAGCTTATTCCTATAGTAATGGAATTGGTTGTATGTCATGGAGTCGTGACTTACTCGATATGCAAAAGTTCTCTAGCAGTGGAGCAGATCTTTACATTCGTGTTGCAGACACGGAACTAG ATGAAAAGAGAAATGTGAAAGTAATTGTTTCAGTTATAGTGATTATAGGAACAATTACTATCATCTGCATATATTTATCATGCAGGTGTTGGATGACCAAACAAAGAG CAAGAGTAAGAAGGGAGAAAATCCTGGAAGTGCCACTTTTTGAAAGAGGGAATGTACATCCAAATTTTTCTGATGCCAATATGCTTGGAAACAATGTGAACCAAGTTAAACTTGAAGAGCAACAGCTTATCAATTTTGAGAAGCTGGTGACAGCAACAAATAACTTTCATGAGGCCAATAAGCTGGGGCAGGGTGGTTTTGGTTCAGTGTACAGG GGAAAATTGCCAGAAGGACAAGAAATAGCAGTGAAGAGGCTATCAAGAGCATCTGCCCAGGGGcttgaagaatttctgaatgagGTTATGGTGATTTCTAATGTCCAACACCGAAACCTTGTTAGACTTCTTGGCTGCTGCACTGAAGGAGATGAAAAGATGTTGGTCTATGAGTACCTGCCAAATAAAAGCTTGGATGCCTTTCTCTTTG ATCCTGTCAAGCGAGATTCTCTAACTTGGAGGAGACGCTTCAGCATTATTGAAGGGATTGCCCGAGGCCTCCTTTACCTTCACAGGGATTCTAGATTCAGAATTATTCATCGGGACCTTAAGGCAAGTAACATTTTATTGGATGAAGACATGAATCCtaaaatttcagattttggtATGGCCAGGATATTTCAAGCCAAACAGGATAAAGCCAACACTGTCAGGATTGCTGGAACATA TGGCTATATGTCTCCGGAGTATGCAATGGAAGGGATTTTTTCAGAGAAGTCCGATGTATTCAGCTTTGGAGTATTATTATTAGAGATTATAAGCGGGATAAAAAGCGCAGGCTTTTGTCATGATGAGCAGTCTTTGAGCCTTTTAGGATAT GCATGGAAACTATGGAATGGAGACATCATGGAAGCATTTATAGACGGGAGAATATCAGAAGAATGCTACCAAGAGGAGATATTGAGATGCATACATGTGGGGTTGTTATGTGTGCAAGAATTAGCAAAAGATCGGCCATCTATTTCAATTGTTGTTTCTATGCTCTGTAGTGAAATTGCTCATCTTCCTTCCCCAAAGCCACCTGCATATAGTGAGAGGCAGATTACAATAGATACAGAGTCCTCCAGGAGACAAAACTTATGTTCAGTGAACCAAGTAACTGTTACAAACGTCCATGGCCGGTAA
- the LOC100855315 gene encoding G-type lectin S-receptor-like serine/threonine-protein kinase SD1-13, which translates to MNPLNIPQIFIWYGSHPYWRSGQEGTVYATFTEANSSIFLYYVLTSQGSLEQTDREYGKEEWGVTWRSNNSECDVYGTCGAFGICNSGTSPICSCLRGYEPKYTEEWSRGNWTSGCVRKTTLQCERTNSSGQLGKIDGFFRLTTVKVPDYADWSLAHEDECREECLKNCSCIAYSYYSGIGCMLWSGSLIDLQKFTKRGADLYIRLAHSELDKKRDMKVIISVTIVIGTIAIAICTYFLWRWIGRQAVKEKSKEILPSDRGDAYQNYDMNMLGDNVNRVKLEELPLLDFEKLAAATNNFHEANKLGQGGFGPVYRGNLPGGQEIAVKRLSRASAQGQEEFMNEMILISKIQHRNLVRLLGFCIEGDEKLLIYEYMPNKSLDAFLFDPLKRESLDWRRRFSIIEGIGRGLLYPHRDSRLKIIHRDLKASNILLDEDLNAKISDFGMARIFGSNQDQANTMRVVGTYGYMSPEYAMGGQFSEKSDVFSFGVLLLEIVSGRRNTSFQYDDQYMSLLGYAWTLWSEHNIQELIDETIAEACFLEEISRCIHVGLLCVQESAKERPSISTVLSMLSSEIAHLPSPKQPPFLEKQTAIDTESSQPRENQCSSNQVTVTIIQGR; encoded by the exons ATGAATCCTCTAAACATTCCCCAAATATTCATCTGGTATGGCAGTCATCCATATTGGCGAAGTGGTCAAGAAGGTACTGTTTATGCAACTTTTACTGAGGCAAATTCCTCCATCTTTTTATACTATGTCTTGACTTCCCAAGGATCACTAGAGCAAACAGATAGGGAGTACGGGAAGGAGGAGTGGGGGGTTACTTGGAGGAGCAATAATAGTGAGTGTGATGTTTATGGTACATGTGGGGCATTTGGAATCTGTAATTCAGGGACTTCACCAATTTGCAGCTGTTTGAGAGGGTACGAGCCAAAGTATACAGAGGAATGGAGTAGAGGAAATTGGACTAGTGGGTGTGTGAGGAAGACAACATTACAATGTGAAAGAACAAACAGCAGCGGTCAACTGGGCAAAATAGATGGATTTTTTAGGCTAACAACAGTGAAAGTTCCAGACTATGCAGATTGGTCTCTTGCTCACGAAGACGAATGCAGAGAGGAGTGTTTGAAGAATTGTTCTTGTATTGCTTATTCATATTATAGTGGCATCGGTTGTATGTTATGGAGCGGAAGCTTGATTGATTTGCAAAAATTCACTAAACGCGGGGCAGATCTTTACATTCGCCTTGCACATTcagaactag ATAAGAAGAGAGATATGAAAGTAATTATTTCTGTTACAATTGTAATAGGAACAATTGCCATTGCCATCTGTACATATTTCTTATGGAGGTGGATAGGCAGACAAGCAG TGAAGGAGAAAAGCAAGGAGATTTTACCATCTGACAGGGGGGATGCATATCAAAATTATGATATGAATATGCTTGGAGATAACGTGAACCGAGTTAAACTTGAGGAGTTACCACTTCTGGACTTTGAGAAGCTGGCAGCTGCAACAAACAACTTTCATGAGGCCAATAAGCTCGGGCAGGGTGGTTTTGGTCCAGTATACAGG GGTAACTTGCCAGGAGGACAAGAAATAGCAGTGAAAAGACTTTCGAGAGCATCTGCACAGGGTCAAGAAGAATTCATGAATGAGATGATACTGATTTCTAAAATCCAACACCGGAATCTTGTTAGACTTCTTGGCTTCTGCATTGAAGGGGACGAAAAGTTGTTGATCTACGAGTACATGCCAAACAAAAGCTTGGATGCCTTTCTCTTTG ATCCTCTCAAGAGAGAGTCTCTGGATTGGAGAAGACGCTTCAGCATTATTGAAGGGATTGGAAGGGGCCTCCTTTACCCTCACAGGGATTCTagattaaaaatcattcatcgAGACCTAAAGGCAAGTAACATTTTGTTGGATGAAGACCTGAATGCTAAGATTTCAGACTTTGGTATGGCAAGGATATTTGGAAGCAATCAGGATCAAGCCAATACAATGAGGGTCGTGGGAACATA TGGTTATATGTCCCCTGAGTATGCAATGGGAGGACAATTTTCAGAAAAATCTGATGTATTCAGCTTTGGGGTGTTGTTGTTAGAGATTGTAAGTGGGAGAAGGAACACTAGTTTTCAATATGATGACCAGTACATGAGCCTTTTGGGATAT GCATGGACACTATGGAGCGAACACAACATCCAAGAACTAATAGATGAAACCATAGCAGAAGCATGCTTCCTAGAGGAGATATCAAGATGCATACATGTGGGACTGTTATGTGTGCAAGAATCAGCTAAAGAGAGGCCATCCATTTCAACTGTTCTGTCAATGCTCTCTAGTGAAATTGCACATCTTCCTTCCCCAAAGCAACCTCCATTCTTAGAGAAGCAGACTGCGATAGATACTGAGTCTTCTCAACCGAGAGAAAACCAATGTTCTTCAAACCAAGTCACTGTTACAATCATTCAGGGCCGATAG
- the LOC132254582 gene encoding G-type lectin S-receptor-like serine/threonine-protein kinase At1g11303 → MEIISLKSVIALLLLLSVICFGFCTAINTMTSTRFIEDPETLVSNGSAFKLGFLSLADSTNRYVGIWYSTPSLSTVIWVANRDKPLNDSSGIVTISEDGNLLVMNGQKEIVWSSNVSNASANSSAQLLDSGNLVLQDNSGSITWESIQHPSHSLLPNMKISTDTNTGEKVVLTVGTSFVLSIFGSVPVKGVTVAQMVPGGQPYCP, encoded by the coding sequence ATGGAAATCATCAGCCTCAAAAGCGTAATAGCTCTACTTCTCTTGCTTTCTGTAATTTGTTTTGGGTTTTGCACTGCCATCAACACCATGACCTCCACTCGCTTCATCGAAGACCCTGAAACTCTAGTCTCTAATGGAAGTGCCTTCAAACTGGGTTTCCTTAGCCTTGCCGATTCAACCAACCGCTACGTTGGCATCTGGTACAGCACCCCTTCTTTATCAACTGTCATATGGGTGGCTAACAGGGACAAACCCCTCAATGATTCCTCTGGGATTGTGACCATATCCGAAGATGGTAATCTTCTGGTTATGAATGGCCAGAAAGAGATTGTCTGGTCCTCAAATGTTTCAAATGCATCAGCAAACTCAAGTGCTCAGCTTTTAGATTCTGGAAACCTTGTTCTGCAAGATAACAGCGGAAGCATCACATGGGAGAGCATCCAACATCCTTCTCATTCACTTTTGCCAAATATGAAAATCAGCACTGATACAAATACTGGTGAGAAGGTAGTACTAactgttgggacgtcatttgttttgaGTATATTTGGCTCTGTGCCAGTCAAGGGCGTCACAGTAgcccagatggtaccaggagggcaaccttATTGTCCTTAA